A part of Podarcis muralis chromosome 13, rPodMur119.hap1.1, whole genome shotgun sequence genomic DNA contains:
- the LOC114583712 gene encoding uncharacterized protein LOC114583712 — translation MAAGAPSAVPARSPPRWLGGPADGSVYLLLPVPAGSALVLTPADGANSAWILSLPAESKNKVENPQEDGAQPRPISSSSSSGSGNKVLQKGGSAKDQPTFCKGDLKDPLRALCGKTKSYKCPDCGKNYRRSTDLLRHQRTHTGERPYLCLDCGKSFSRSSILLEHQRIHTGEKPYKCSHCGQGFSQSSNCKQHERTHGKEKRSDPIHWGSTWQRTEVQRRGPKSLKRIDEGAKAGLRSQSPGGSSSWSSKMVMKYQKSHRMEKPYRCPECGKCFARSTDFIRHHITHTGEKPYTCVKCGKSFTRSSVLIEHQRIHTGERPYKCRLCGKGFSQNSNRNQHETIHQAKKSPDAS, via the exons ATGGCGGCAGGGGCTCCCTCGGCTGTTCCTGCCCGCAGCCCCCCTCGGTGGCTCGGAGGCCCTGCTGACGGCTCCGTGTACCTCCTCCTGCCCGTCCCTGCTGGAAGTGCCCTGGTGCTAACACCAG CAGATGGAGCAAATTCTGCCTGGATTCTGTCTCTCCCTGCAGAGAGCAAGAACAAAGTGGAAAACCCACAGGAAGATGGTGCACAGCCACGTCCCATTTCCTCAAGTAGCTCCAGCGGGAGTGGAAATAAGGTGCTGCAGAAAGGAGGCTCTGCGAAAGACCAGCCGACTTTTTGTAAAGGGGACTTGAAGGACCCTCTGCGGGCCTTGTGTGGCAAAACAAAATCCTACAAATGCCCCGACTGCGGGAAAAATTACCGCAGGAGCACAGACCTCTTGAGGCACCAGAGGACCCACACGGGAGAAAGGCCTTATCTGTGCCTGgactgtgggaagagcttcagtcggagttcAATCCTCCTGGAGCACCAGAGAATCCATACAGGTGAGAAGCCATACAAATGCAGCCACTGCGGGCAAGGATTTAGCCAGAGCTCCAACTGTAAGCAGCATGAGAGGACTCATGGGAAGGAGAAAAGGAGTGACCCAATACACTGGGGATCAACTTGGCAAAGGACAGAGGTTCAGAGGCGTGGGCCTAAAAGCCTGAAAAGAATTGATGAAGGTGCAAAAGCTGGACTCAGATCTCAGTCTCCAGGGGGAAGTTCCTCATGGAGCTCAAAGATGGTGATGAAGTATCAGAAAAGCCATAGGATGGAGAAGCCCTACAGGTGCCCTGAGTGCGGGAAATGCTTTGCACGTAGCACGGATTTCATCCGGCACCACATTACCCACACAGGAGAAAAGCCCTACACGTGTGTGAAATGTGGCAAGAGTTTTACGCGCAGCTCGGTCCTCATTGAGCACCAGcgaatccacacgggagagaggCCCTACAAGTGTCGGCTGTGCGGAAAGGGCTTCAGTCAGAACTCTAACCGTAACCAACACGAGACAATCCACCAGGCTAAGAAATCTCCTGACGCTTCCTGA